Within Micromonospora narathiwatensis, the genomic segment GGCGGGGTGCGCACCCAACTGCCGAAGCCGACCACGCTCCACTTCCCGCGCGCCTGCCGGCACAGCTTGTCGTACGCCCGGTCGGTGTCGCCGGCGGCGACCTCGTGGAGGAAGTTGTCGGCGGTCTCCCGCACCGGGCCGTTGGCGCGCCACAGCACCTGCACGTTCCACAACGCCAGGCCGGCCACCCCGATCAGGCACAGGCCGAACCCGAGGCCGCCGAACAGCAGGCCGGCGCGTCCCGCCCGGACCCGCCGGGCCGGTCTGCTCCACTCGTGCTTCTTCTCGCCCATCAGTTCGACGGTAGGCAGCGGCGTGGGTGGCGCGCAGGAAGTTGTGCCCTGTCGCCGGTGCCACCGCATCGACTACCGTCGGCGCACACCCTCGAAGGAGAGCCACGGATGAGCCGTTACGTGCAGCCGGTGCCCGCTCCCGACAACCCGTACACCGGGGATCCGCTGCTGCGCTCCTGGCTGGAACGGCACCTCGGCCCGGCCGGGCACGCCGCCGCGAAGGGCCGCCTGGCCGACCTGGCCGCCGACGTCACCGGGCCGCTGCGGGCCGCGCACGTCGACGCCGAGGCCCACCCGCCCACGCTGGTCCGCTACGACGCGTGGGGCGCCCGCGTCGACCGTGTCGAGACCTCCGCCGGCTGGCAGGCCCAGCGGGCCGCCGCCGCCCGGCACGCCGTGGTCGCGCTGCCCTACCTGGCCTCCGCGCGCGGCACCTGGGGGGCCGCCGCCCGGGTCGTCCAGCACGCCCTGCTGCACCTGTACGCGCCGGAGTCGGCCACCTTCTCCTGCCCGGTCGCCATGGCCGACGGTGCCGCCGCGCTGCTCAGCCTCCCCGAGGTCGACGCCGCCGTCCGCGACGCCTGGCTGCCCCGGCTGACCGCCACCGACCCGGACACCGCGATCGTCAGCGGGCAGTGGATGACCGAGTCGCAGGGCGGCTCCGACCTGTCCCGCTCCAGCACCGTCGGCCGGCCCGCCGCCGACGGGTCGTGGCGGCTGACCGGCGAGAAGTGGTTCTGCTCCGCCGCCGACTCGGCGATGGCTGTCGCGTTGGCCCGCCCGGACGGCGCCGGGCGGGGCAGCCGGGTGCTCGCGCCGTTCCTGGTGCCCCGCTACGCCGCCGACTCACCCCTGGCCGGCGCCACCGTCGCCGCCGACGCCCCCGCGCCGGGGGTCACCGTGCGCCGGCTCAAGGACAAGCTGGGCACCTGGGCGTTGCCCACCGCCGAGATCGGGCTGCACGACGCGTACGCGCTGCCGCTCGGTGACCCGGCCGTGCCCGGCCTGGTCCGGGCGATGACCCTGGTGGTGGTGACCCGGGTGCACAACGCCTCCGCCGCCGCCTCGGGCATGCGCCGGGGCCTGGCGTACGCCCGCGCGTACGCGCAGGCCCGGCAGGTCGCCGGCGGGCGGCTCGCCGACTCGCCGCTGCACCGGGCCACCCTCGGCGCGCTCGCGGTGGACGCGGCCGGCGCGTTCGTCCTCGCCGGGCACGCGTTCGCGCTGCTCGGGCGGGTCGAGGTCGGCGGTGACCCGGACGCCGCCGCCGAACTGCGGGTGGTGGCGCCGCTGGCCAAGCTCGCCACCGGCCGGCTGGCCGTGGCCTCCGCCAGCGAGTACGTGGAGGCGTTCGGCGGCGCCGGCTACGTCGAGGACACCGGGGTGCCTCGGCTGCTGCGCGACGCGCAGGTGCTGCCGATCTGGGAGGGCACCACCAACGTGCTCGCCCTGGACGTGCTGCGCGCGGTCACCCGGGAGGACGCCGGCGCCCCGCTGCTGCGCCGGCTCGCCGCCGCCGTCGACCTGGCCCGGCCGCTCTCTCCCGCCCTGGCCGACACCCTCGCCTCGGTCACCGGCGAGCTGCGCGACCGGCTCGGCGAGGTCGCCGCCGACCCGGCCGCGGTCGAGGTGGTGGCCGGTGCCCGCGGGCTGGCGCTGCGCACGGCGTACGCGCTGATCACCGCGCTGCTGGTGGAGCACGCGGCGTGGGGCGACGAGCAGGCCGAGGTGGCGGCCCGGCTCTGGGCGCGGCGCCGGCTGCGGCACGAGGAGATCGCCGCCGACGCCCACCGGCACCTGGAACTGCTCTGCTGAGCAGGCCGTTCCGGGTACCTGCCAGAGGATGTCAGGATCTGCCGACAGGATGGGCGGCATGACAGTGCACGCCGACCTCGCGATGGTCAACCTCGACAGCTCCGACCCGGTCGCCCACGCCGGTTTCTACTCCCGTGTCCTCGGCTGGGAGGTCACCCACAGCCAGGCCGAATACGCCATGATCAGCAAGGACGCGGTCTCGATCGGCTTCGGGCTGGTCGACGGACACACCCCGCCGGCCTGGCCGGACGAGACCGCCGGCAAGCGCTACCACCTGGACCTGTACGTCGACGACGTGGCCGTCGCCGAGAAGGAGTTCGTGGCGGCCGGCGCGACGAGGCCGCAGTTCCAGCCGGGCGGTGAGCGGTGGACCGTGCTGCTCGACCCGATCGGCCAGCCGTTCTGCGTCTGCCCCCGCCCGCGGGGCTGAGGCGACGCCGGTTCGCCGCGGGGCTGTCCGCGCGGCGAACCGGTCGCCGGCTGTCCGGGTCGCGGCGGGTCAGCCCCGGCGGCGGGCCCGGGCGGCCCAGATGACGTACGCCGGATCGCGGTCCAGGTTGTGCCGGTCCCGGTCGTAGCGGCGGGTGGTACGCGGATCGGCGTGCCCCATGGCGTCCTGCACGTCCTCCAGCGGCACCCCCTCCGACCGGGCGGCGGTGGCGAACGCGTGCCGCAGCGAGTGCGGGGACAGCTTCGCCCAGGCGGGAATGCCGGCGGCCTGGGCGAGCCGACGGACCAGCCGGAACACCGAGTGCCGGTCCAGCCGGGCGCCGGTGGCGGTGACCAGCAGCGGCCCGGTCAGTTCGGGCACGGTCACCCCCTGCGCGGTGGCCCGCGCGGCCAGGTACGCGTCGACGGCGTACGCGGTGCCGGGGGTGAGCGCCCGGCGGCGGACCTTGCCGCCCTTGCCGACGAACCGGACGCTGCGGTGCCCCCGCTCGGCGCCCAGGTCGACCAGGTCCAGCGAGATCAGCTCGCCGACCCGCAGCCCCAGGTCGGCGAGGAGGACGATGGCGGCCCGGTTGCGGGCGGCGGTCGGGCCGGTGTCCGCCTCGGCGGCGGCGAGCAGCGCGTCGACCTCCTCCGGGGTCAGGCCGACGGTGGCGGAGTGGTCCCGGTCGACGCGGGGGCGGTCGGCGGCGGCGACCGGGTTGGCCTCCACCGCGCGCAGTTTGACCAGGAAGTCGTACCAGCTGGACAGGGCGGACAGGCGGCGGGCGACGGTGGCCGGGGTCAGCGGACGGCCGCTGCGCGCGCCCAGCGTGGCCTCCAACTCGCGGCCGTAGGCGTTGACGTCGAGGAAGGAGGCCCGCAGCGGGTCGAGACCCTGCCCGGCGCACCAGCTCAGCCAGCCGGCGACGTCCCGCCGGTACGCGTCGCGGGTGTGCTCCGACAACCGCCGGTTGCGCAGCCACGCCTCGGTGAAGTCGGCCGGGCCGCCGCGCAACGCGGGACGGGCCGACCTGCGGGGCAGGACCTCGGGACGCAGCATGCGAGGAAGCTTCTCAGCCGCCGGGGTGGATCTCGACGAGGCGCGCCCACGAAGATCAGATTGTCTCCTCCACCGGTCGGCGGTTCGCCAGGCCCCGCCGCGACCGGTTTTCCAACCGGGATACGGTCGGCGGGTGCGTGCCAGCCGGCTGGTCTCCCTACTGCTGCTCCTGCAGACGCGGGGGCGGATGACCGCCCAGGAACTCGCCGACGCCCTGGAGGTCTCCGTCCGGACCGTCTACCGCGACGTCGAGTCGCTCGGCGCCGCCGGCGTGCCGGTGTACGCCGAGCGGGGCCCGGCCGGCGGGTACCGGCTGCTGGAGGGCTACCGGACCCGGCTGACCGGGCTGACCGCGCCGGAGGCCGAGGCGTTGTTCCTGGCCGGG encodes:
- a CDS encoding Rv0361 family membrane protein, with amino-acid sequence MGEKKHEWSRPARRVRAGRAGLLFGGLGFGLCLIGVAGLALWNVQVLWRANGPVRETADNFLHEVAAGDTDRAYDKLCRQARGKWSVVGFGSWVRTPPQVRGYEITDVSVATRRGVPHATVKVRLTRDGGASEDRTLPIVQEDGRWRICGDPF
- a CDS encoding acyl-CoA dehydrogenase family protein, whose product is MSRYVQPVPAPDNPYTGDPLLRSWLERHLGPAGHAAAKGRLADLAADVTGPLRAAHVDAEAHPPTLVRYDAWGARVDRVETSAGWQAQRAAAARHAVVALPYLASARGTWGAAARVVQHALLHLYAPESATFSCPVAMADGAAALLSLPEVDAAVRDAWLPRLTATDPDTAIVSGQWMTESQGGSDLSRSSTVGRPAADGSWRLTGEKWFCSAADSAMAVALARPDGAGRGSRVLAPFLVPRYAADSPLAGATVAADAPAPGVTVRRLKDKLGTWALPTAEIGLHDAYALPLGDPAVPGLVRAMTLVVVTRVHNASAAASGMRRGLAYARAYAQARQVAGGRLADSPLHRATLGALAVDAAGAFVLAGHAFALLGRVEVGGDPDAAAELRVVAPLAKLATGRLAVASASEYVEAFGGAGYVEDTGVPRLLRDAQVLPIWEGTTNVLALDVLRAVTREDAGAPLLRRLAAAVDLARPLSPALADTLASVTGELRDRLGEVAADPAAVEVVAGARGLALRTAYALITALLVEHAAWGDEQAEVAARLWARRRLRHEEIAADAHRHLELLC
- a CDS encoding VOC family protein — encoded protein: MTVHADLAMVNLDSSDPVAHAGFYSRVLGWEVTHSQAEYAMISKDAVSIGFGLVDGHTPPAWPDETAGKRYHLDLYVDDVAVAEKEFVAAGATRPQFQPGGERWTVLLDPIGQPFCVCPRPRG
- a CDS encoding tyrosine-type recombinase/integrase, with translation MLRPEVLPRRSARPALRGGPADFTEAWLRNRRLSEHTRDAYRRDVAGWLSWCAGQGLDPLRASFLDVNAYGRELEATLGARSGRPLTPATVARRLSALSSWYDFLVKLRAVEANPVAAADRPRVDRDHSATVGLTPEEVDALLAAAEADTGPTAARNRAAIVLLADLGLRVGELISLDLVDLGAERGHRSVRFVGKGGKVRRRALTPGTAYAVDAYLAARATAQGVTVPELTGPLLVTATGARLDRHSVFRLVRRLAQAAGIPAWAKLSPHSLRHAFATAARSEGVPLEDVQDAMGHADPRTTRRYDRDRHNLDRDPAYVIWAARARRRG